CCTGTGGGCGGATTTCTTTCGCCCGTACTTCGGCAAAAGCGAGCTGGGCCATGTCGACGGCCAGGGCCTGCCGCAGGCCTGTGTCGTGTCGGCGGTGGCGCTGGCGCGCAGCGCCAGGGCGCGCTTTCTGCCGGGCTGGTCCGGCGTGGATGCGCCCGCCGCTCCCCGAGCCTGACATGCGTCTGCCAATGCCCGCCGGGGCCGACTGGGTGGCCGGGCTGTCCATCGCGGGATTGCTGTTGCCCGAGGCCGTCGCTTATGCCGGCATCGCCGGCGTGCCGCCGCAGGCCGGCGTGATGGCGCTGTTCGCGGGCCTGCTGGCGTATGGGCTGCTGGGCAGCAGCCGTTTCGCGATCGTTTCGTCCACGTCGTCGTCGGCCGCTGTGCTGGCGGCGGCCACCGCTTCGGTGCTGCATGTAAGCGACGACCTGCGCCATCTGATGGGCGTGGCCATGGTGCTGACGGCCGGCGTGATCTTCGTGGTGGCCGGCCTGGCGCGGCTTGGCTCGGTGTCGCAGTTCATCGCCAAGCCGGTGTTGCGCGGCTTTGCGCTGGGGCTGGCGCTGACCATTGTCGTCAAGCAGTTGCCGGTGGCGGTGGCCGTGCATCCGGCGCACAGCGATTTCCTGCGCTATGCCTGGGATCTGCTGAGCCAGTGGTGGCTGTGGAACCTGCATGGCCTGGCGATGATGCTGGCGGCGCTGCTGGCGCTGCGCCTGCTCGGGCGCTGGAAGGCGCTGCCGGGCGCCTTGCTGGTGATCGCGGCCGGCATCGGGCTCGACGCGCTGGGCTACTGCCAGGCCTGGGGCATCGCGCCAGTGGGGACGCTGGCCATCGGTGGCAGCCGGCCGGCGCTGCCATCGCTGGCCCTGGCGGACTGGCTGCGCGTGGGCCAGCTGGCCATGGCGCTTGCCTTGATCCTGTATGCCGAGTCGTACAGCTCCATCCGCAGCCTGGCGCTGCGCCATGGCGACGCGGTGTCGCCCAACCGCGATCTGGTGGCGCTGGGCGTGGCCAATGCGCTGTCCGCGCTGTTCCGGGGCATGCCGGTGGGGGCCGGGTATTCGGCCAGCTCCGCCAACGAGGTGGCCGGCGCGCGCAGCAAGGCGGCGGGCCTGGTCGCCTGCGCGGTGGTCGGCGTATTGGTGTGGCAGTTGCTGCCATGGATGGAGCGCATTCCCGAACCGCTGCTCGCGGCCATCGTCATCCATGCCGTGGCCCATACCCTGAGCCCAGCGGCGCTGCGGCCCTATTTCGCCTGGCGGCGCGATCGGCTGGTGGCGCTGGCGGCCTTCGTGGCGGTGATTCTGCTGGGCGTGCTCGACGGGCTGCTGCTGGCCATCGCGGTCAGCATCGCCATGCTGCTCAAGCGTTTTGCCGAACCACGCGTGAGTTGGCTTGGCCAATTGCCGCATTCACGCGATTACGTCGATACCGCGCGTCATCCCGAAGCCGCCTCGGTGCCGAATGTGTTGATCGCACGGCCCGAGGCGCCGCTGTTCTTTGGCAACGCCGACGCCATCTTCGCCGCCATCCGCGCGCGCATCGAGGCGCAGCGGGGCGCGGGCCTGCGCGCGGTGGTGCTGAGCATGGAGGAGTCGCCCGACCTGGACGGCACCAGCGTGGAAGCGCTGGCCGATTTTGCCGCGCAGATGCGGCAATGGAACCTGCCGCTGGTGCTGGCGCGGACCAAGGACGCCGTGCGTGAACTGCTGGCGCGCGTGGACATGGCCGCGTTGCCGGCCAGCGCCTATGTGGCGTGGAGCGTGGATGACGCGGTGGCGGCGCTGAACGACGCCGGCGAGTCGGAGACAGCGTCGGCGGGCTAGCCTGTCACCAATAATTTTCCACGGCCAGATTGCCGGGAATACCCCGGCGGCCGGGCTTGAAGCCGCGTTCGCCCAGCAGTTTGCGGGCATCGGCCAGCATGGCCGGGTTGCCGCAGAGCATGATCTTGGCGGTTTCCGGGTCCAGCGCCTGGCCGGCGAGCTGCTCCAGGCGGCCGTCGGCGATCAGGGTGGTCAGCCGTTCCTGCGGCATGCCGGGCAGGGCTTCGCGGGTGGCAATGGGCAGGTAGACGAGTTTGCGCGGATCGGCGGCGAAGTGGCTGGCCAGGTCCGGGCGGCGGGCGAGGCTTTCGATTTCCTCGCGGTAGGCCAGCTCTTCGGCGGTACGGACGCCGTGCACCAGGATGATGCGGCGGTAGGCGTTCCAGACCGCGGGGTCGCGCAGGATGGACAGGTAGGCGGACAGCCCGGTGCCCGAGGCCAGCAGCCACAGGTCGCCACCGGGCGCGAAGCGTTCCAGGGTCAGGAAGCCATAGGGCGCTTTTTCCACGTACAGCGCGTCGCCGGGTGCCAGGCGGGCCATGCGGGGACTGAACAGGCCTTCAGGGACCACGATGGAGTAGAACTCCAGCCAGGGCTGGCCGGGTGCCGACACCATCGAGTAGGCGCGCCACAGGGTAGGCGCGCCGTCGGGATCATCCGCCGCCGGCAGGCCGACCCGGGCGAACTGGCCGGGTTGGAAATCGTAGGCGTCGTCGCGCGTCACGCGCACCGAGAACAGCTTGCCGGGCACCCAGGTGTGGACGCTGGTGACGGTCTGGCGCGTGTATTTGGAGTCTTCGGTCATCGGGTTACCGCGTCGCGGACGGCCAGGGCGGCGCGCCGCGGGGCGCGGACTACTTTTCCAGGTATTGCAGCTTGTCCTGCACGCCGTTCCACTGGTCGGCGTCGGGCAGGGGCTTCTTGGCGCGGCTGATGCTGGCGAACTCGGGCGAGAGTTCGGCGTTCAGCGCGATGAAATTCAGCTGGTCCTGCGGCACGTCTTCTTCGGCGTAGATGGCGTTGGCCGGACATTCGGGGATGCAGACGGCGCAGTCGATGCATTCGTCCGGGTCGATCACGAGGAAGTTCGGACCCTCACGAAAACAGTCCACCGGGCACACGTCTACGCAATCGGTGTACTTGCACTTGATACAGTTTTCGGTGACTACGTGGGTCATTCTCAGGAACTCCGGGATCGGCGGCGTGTGTTTCGGCTTTATAGGTATTGCCGGGCGGATTTTAACCAATGCCGCGCCATCGCGTCCCGAATACCCGTATTGACATCGTGGCGCGAAGGGGGGAGAGCCCTGCGCTCTATGCTATGGTGTGGCGAAACGATACGCGCAATCATGATAATTACCTCGCTGCTCGACACCGACCTGTACAAATTCAGCATGATGCAGGTGGTTTTGCATCATTTCCCCGCTGCCCAGGTCGAGTACCGCTACAAATGCCGCACGCGGGGCGTGGATCTGCACCCGTATCTGGACGAAATCCGCGAGGAAGTGCATCAGCTTTGCCAGCTGCGCTTCACCGAAGACGAATTAAATTATCTGCGCGGCTTGCGTTTCATCAAGAGTGACTTCGTTGATTTCCTCGGGCTGTTTCACATGCCCGAGCGCTGCATCCATATCGCCGAGGGCGACGCGCCGGGCGAGATCAGCATCGAGGTCAAGGGCCCGTGGCTGCACACCATCCTCTTCGAGATCCCGGTGCTGGCCATCGTCAACGAGGTCTATTTCCGCAATACGCGCAAGCATCCCGACTGGGAAGAAGGCCGCAAGCGGCTGCAGTCCAAGATGCACCTGGTGCTGGACGATCCGGCGCTGGCTGATTTCCGCGTGGCCGAATACGGCACGCGCCGCCGCTTCTCCAAGGTCTGGCACGAGGAAGTCGTGTCCACCATGAAGGCGCAGATGGGGCCGCACTTCGCCGGCACCAGCAACGTGCTGCTGGCCAAGCAGCACGAGGTGCTGCCGCTGGGCACCATGGGCCACGAGTACCTGCAGGCCTGCCAGGCGCTGGGGCCGCGGCTGCGCGATTCGCAGGTGTTCGCGCTGGAGGTCTGGGCCAAGGAATACCGCGGCGACCTGGGCATCGCGCTGTCCGATGTCTATGGCATGGATGCCTTCCTGCGCGACTTCGACATGTATTTCTGCAAGCTCTTCGACGGTGCGCGCCATGATTCGGGCGACCCCTTCATCTGGGGCGAGCGCCTGCTCGAGCACTACCGCAAGAACCGCGTCGATCCGCGCGCCAAGACCCTGGTGTTCTCGGATTCGCTGACCTTCCCGCGCGCGATCGAGCTGGCGCGCCAGTTCGCCGGGCGCTGCAAGGTGTCGTTCGGCATCGGCACCAACCTCACCAACGACCTGGGTCATGAGCCGCTGCAGATCGTCATGAAGATGGTCCGCTGCAACGGCCAGCCGGTGGCCAAGGTGTCCGACGCGCCCGAGAAGACCATGTGCGACGATCCCGCCTACCTGGCCTATCTGCGCCAGGTCTTCCAACTGCCTCCCGCTTGAGACCGGCGCGCGGTAAAGTGCCGGTTCGACCGCATTGTTCCACCCACCCACTTGCACATTAGGGGAAATATTCATGAGCAGCATCAAGCGCTTCCACGTCGACAAGCGCCTGTCGGACATGGCCGTGTACAACGGCGTCGCCTACCTGGCTGGCCAGGTGCCCGATGACGCCACCCTGGACATCACCGGCCAGACCGCGCAAGTGCTGGCGACCATCGACCGCCTGCTGGCCGAGGCCGGCACGGACAAGACCAAGATCCTGATGGCCCAGATCTACGTGGCCAACATGAAGGAATTCGATGGCATGAACAAGGCCTGGGACGCCTGGGTCGCCGCTGGCAACTCGCCCCCGCGCGCCACCGTCGAGGCCCGTCTGGCCAATCCCGACTACAAGGTCGAGATCGTCGTGACAGCCGCCGTTGCCTGATCGCTGATCGGTTTGGCCAGCAAGGCGAATAGCCCACGCGATGCGTGGGCTTTTTCATTCGGGCATGTTCCCGGAATTGCCTGCGGGCGAGGCGGATGCGGGCCGGTTCAGCCGCCCAGCAGCATCAGTCCGGCCAGCAGTCCGCCCAGTTCCGCGCAGCGCTCCAGATCAGCCGCCGGCACGGTCTTGGGGGCGGCGATCTGCGCCGGCGTCTGCGCACCCAGGTTCACGATCAGGGCCGGCGCCGCCGCGCGCAGGCGCCAGCCTGTGCAGATGCGTTCGGTCTGCCGCGCCGCGCCCGCGCCGTCGCTGCCGGCGCTGATGGCGCAGGCATAGGGCAGGCCCTGGATGTGGTCCAGCGCGCCGTAGTAGCAGCGGTCGAAGAATTCCTTCATTTCCCCGCTCAGGCTGGCCAGGTTCTCGGGCGCGCAGAACAGGAAACCGCCGCTGGCCAGCAGATCGTCCACGCCGGCGTCGGCGGCGCGCTTGAGCGTGACCGCGAAACCGGCCTCGGGCGCCAGCTCGGCGGCGGCCGCCGCAGCGCCGTCGACCGCCGCCTCGGCCATCTGCCGCGCGGCGCCGGTGCGCGAATGCCAGACGATGAGCAGCGGCTTCATGCCAGCCGCTCCGCCGGATCCTGCCGGTAGTAGGCGCGCAGCA
The Achromobacter sp. AONIH1 DNA segment above includes these coding regions:
- a CDS encoding NAD(P)H-dependent oxidoreductase codes for the protein MKPLLIVWHSRTGAARQMAEAAVDGAAAAAAELAPEAGFAVTLKRAADAGVDDLLASGGFLFCAPENLASLSGEMKEFFDRCYYGALDHIQGLPYACAISAGSDGAGAARQTERICTGWRLRAAAPALIVNLGAQTPAQIAAPKTVPAADLERCAELGGLLAGLMLLGG
- a CDS encoding RidA family protein, which encodes MSSIKRFHVDKRLSDMAVYNGVAYLAGQVPDDATLDITGQTAQVLATIDRLLAEAGTDKTKILMAQIYVANMKEFDGMNKAWDAWVAAGNSPPRATVEARLANPDYKVEIVVTAAVA
- the fdxA gene encoding ferredoxin FdxA, with protein sequence MTHVVTENCIKCKYTDCVDVCPVDCFREGPNFLVIDPDECIDCAVCIPECPANAIYAEEDVPQDQLNFIALNAELSPEFASISRAKKPLPDADQWNGVQDKLQYLEK
- a CDS encoding SulP family inorganic anion transporter, giving the protein MRLPMPAGADWVAGLSIAGLLLPEAVAYAGIAGVPPQAGVMALFAGLLAYGLLGSSRFAIVSSTSSSAAVLAAATASVLHVSDDLRHLMGVAMVLTAGVIFVVAGLARLGSVSQFIAKPVLRGFALGLALTIVVKQLPVAVAVHPAHSDFLRYAWDLLSQWWLWNLHGLAMMLAALLALRLLGRWKALPGALLVIAAGIGLDALGYCQAWGIAPVGTLAIGGSRPALPSLALADWLRVGQLAMALALILYAESYSSIRSLALRHGDAVSPNRDLVALGVANALSALFRGMPVGAGYSASSANEVAGARSKAAGLVACAVVGVLVWQLLPWMERIPEPLLAAIVIHAVAHTLSPAALRPYFAWRRDRLVALAAFVAVILLGVLDGLLLAIAVSIAMLLKRFAEPRVSWLGQLPHSRDYVDTARHPEAASVPNVLIARPEAPLFFGNADAIFAAIRARIEAQRGAGLRAVVLSMEESPDLDGTSVEALADFAAQMRQWNLPLVLARTKDAVRELLARVDMAALPASAYVAWSVDDAVAALNDAGESETASAG
- the pncB gene encoding nicotinate phosphoribosyltransferase, yielding MIITSLLDTDLYKFSMMQVVLHHFPAAQVEYRYKCRTRGVDLHPYLDEIREEVHQLCQLRFTEDELNYLRGLRFIKSDFVDFLGLFHMPERCIHIAEGDAPGEISIEVKGPWLHTILFEIPVLAIVNEVYFRNTRKHPDWEEGRKRLQSKMHLVLDDPALADFRVAEYGTRRRFSKVWHEEVVSTMKAQMGPHFAGTSNVLLAKQHEVLPLGTMGHEYLQACQALGPRLRDSQVFALEVWAKEYRGDLGIALSDVYGMDAFLRDFDMYFCKLFDGARHDSGDPFIWGERLLEHYRKNRVDPRAKTLVFSDSLTFPRAIELARQFAGRCKVSFGIGTNLTNDLGHEPLQIVMKMVRCNGQPVAKVSDAPEKTMCDDPAYLAYLRQVFQLPPA
- a CDS encoding ferredoxin--NADP reductase, with the translated sequence MTEDSKYTRQTVTSVHTWVPGKLFSVRVTRDDAYDFQPGQFARVGLPAADDPDGAPTLWRAYSMVSAPGQPWLEFYSIVVPEGLFSPRMARLAPGDALYVEKAPYGFLTLERFAPGGDLWLLASGTGLSAYLSILRDPAVWNAYRRIILVHGVRTAEELAYREEIESLARRPDLASHFAADPRKLVYLPIATREALPGMPQERLTTLIADGRLEQLAGQALDPETAKIMLCGNPAMLADARKLLGERGFKPGRRGIPGNLAVENYW